A portion of the Rhodococcus pseudokoreensis genome contains these proteins:
- the pdxH gene encoding pyridoxamine 5'-phosphate oxidase, protein MNKDLAAMRVGYGQQGADGRYDDADLDADQLSDGWLPLMRRWLEDAVEAGVPEPNAMTLGTVDEHGHPCTRTVLCKGLSADGVLFFTNYESDKGRHLDAVPYASVTFTWVPVARQITVRGPVERVSAEVTDEYWHSRPRGSRLGAWASEQSRPIASRAELDAALLHAGERFPVDVDIPVRPDWGGILIRPAVVEFWQGRANRMHNRIRTSQADGSWTVERLQP, encoded by the coding sequence GTGAACAAGGACCTCGCGGCCATGCGCGTCGGCTACGGGCAGCAGGGCGCCGACGGACGGTACGACGACGCCGATCTGGATGCCGACCAGCTGAGCGACGGCTGGCTTCCCCTGATGCGCCGGTGGCTCGAGGACGCCGTGGAGGCCGGGGTTCCCGAACCCAACGCGATGACACTCGGCACCGTCGACGAGCACGGTCATCCGTGCACCCGCACCGTCCTGTGCAAGGGGCTGAGTGCCGACGGCGTGCTGTTCTTCACCAACTACGAATCGGACAAGGGCCGCCACCTCGACGCGGTGCCCTACGCGTCGGTGACGTTCACGTGGGTGCCCGTCGCCCGGCAGATCACCGTCCGCGGCCCCGTCGAGCGGGTGAGTGCCGAGGTCACGGACGAGTACTGGCACAGCAGGCCCCGCGGATCCAGGCTGGGCGCGTGGGCGTCCGAACAGTCGCGGCCGATCGCGTCGCGGGCCGAACTGGACGCGGCGCTGCTGCACGCGGGCGAGCGGTTCCCCGTCGACGTCGACATCCCGGTGCGGCCGGACTGGGGCGGAATCCTGATCCGCCCCGCGGTGGTGGAGTTCTGGCAGGGCCGCGCCAATCGGATGCACAACCGCATCCGGACGTCGCAGGCCGACGGCTCGTGGACGGTGGAGCGGCTGCAGCCGTGA
- a CDS encoding citrate synthase 2 — protein sequence MSASAAIPDDFVSGLEGVVAFTSDIAEPDKDGGALRYRGVDIEELVSKHVTFGNVWALLVDGRFGPGLPPAEPFPLPVHTGDVRVDVQAGLAMLAPIWGYQPLLDIDDDTAREQLARASVMALSYVAQSARGIYQPAVPQRRIDEAKTVTERFMVRWKGDPDPAHVAAIDAYWVSAAEHGMNASTFTARVIASTGADVAASLSGAIGAMSGPLHGGAPARVLPMIEDTEKSGDARALVKGILDRKEKLMGFGHRVYRAEDPRARVLRATAKRLNAPRYEAAAALEQAALAELRERRPDRAIETNVEFWAAVILDFAEVPAHMMPAMFTCGRTAGWCAHILEQKRLGKLVRPAAIYTGPAPRTPESVEGWDQIAHTS from the coding sequence ATGTCAGCTAGCGCGGCAATACCGGACGATTTCGTCAGCGGACTGGAAGGCGTGGTCGCGTTCACCAGCGACATCGCCGAACCCGACAAGGACGGCGGCGCCCTGCGCTACCGCGGCGTCGACATCGAGGAACTCGTCTCCAAGCACGTCACGTTCGGCAACGTGTGGGCCCTACTCGTCGACGGCCGCTTCGGCCCCGGACTGCCCCCGGCCGAACCGTTCCCTCTCCCCGTGCACACCGGCGACGTCCGCGTCGACGTCCAGGCCGGCCTCGCCATGCTCGCCCCCATCTGGGGATACCAGCCCCTCCTCGACATCGACGACGACACCGCCCGCGAACAACTCGCCCGCGCCTCCGTCATGGCCCTGTCCTACGTCGCCCAGTCCGCCCGCGGCATCTACCAGCCCGCCGTCCCGCAGCGGCGGATCGACGAGGCCAAGACCGTCACCGAACGGTTCATGGTCCGCTGGAAGGGCGACCCCGACCCCGCCCACGTCGCCGCCATCGACGCCTACTGGGTCTCCGCCGCCGAACACGGCATGAACGCCTCCACCTTCACCGCCCGCGTCATCGCCTCCACCGGCGCCGACGTCGCCGCCTCCCTGTCCGGGGCCATCGGCGCCATGTCCGGCCCGCTGCACGGCGGCGCCCCCGCCCGCGTCCTGCCGATGATCGAGGACACCGAGAAGTCCGGCGACGCCCGCGCCCTGGTCAAGGGCATCCTCGACCGCAAGGAAAAGCTGATGGGCTTCGGGCACCGCGTCTACCGCGCCGAAGACCCCCGCGCCCGGGTGCTGCGCGCCACCGCCAAACGCCTGAACGCACCCCGCTACGAGGCGGCCGCCGCCCTCGAGCAGGCCGCCCTCGCGGAACTGCGCGAACGCCGCCCCGACCGGGCCATCGAGACGAACGTCGAATTCTGGGCCGCGGTCATCCTCGACTTCGCCGAGGTCCCGGCGCACATGATGCCGGCGATGTTCACCTGTGGCCGCACCGCCGGCTGGTGCGCCCACATCCTCGAGCAGAAGCGCCTCGGCAAACTCGTCCGCCCGGCCGCCATCTACACCGGGCCCGCACCCCGCACCCCCGA